NNNNNNNNNNNNNNNNNNNNNNNNNNNNNNNNNNNNNNNNNNNNNNNNNNNNNNNNNNNNNNNNNNNNNNNNNNNNNNNNNNNNNNNNNNNNNNNNNNNNNNNNNNNNNNNNNNNNNNNNNNNNNNNNNNNNNNNNNNNNNNNNNNNNNNNNNNNNNNNNNNNNNNNNNNNNNNNNNNNNNNNNCAACCCTACAAACAAAGGTATATCGATtaatctaagaacataatgatcaaaccctaaaaccctaatccattattatggaaatccaatgttcttgataaaccctaaaaattggtataacctAAAACTGATCATCTTATAATCACTAGATTGAAATCGATTCCATTAGAACATGTTGATTGATTGCTCTGATCTGAAttatgaaaaccctaattcttggaatcgaaaaccctaaaaccctaaatcttgaaatcaattttaaattgttcttgcttgattgaatgattgatgatctgagttttaagattaatagattgattgaatcttgaaactaaaatcttaaggccttgaaacccttaaccTCATGTTGATAAAATCGGCcacttaaatgtttaaaaccctaaatctcgttttaaattcctaaaggccttgaaaccttaaatctcacattgcttaaaatttgaatgattgatttgaggtttaggattgattaCATATCCTTATATCAAAACTCTAATTTTCATAATAAGAAACCGATTAATTAGGGTTGTTTgcataaacatataaaactgaatatgaattgcattcgtcttgttttaaaatatcgaCCAGCATGACATATAGATCGTATAAACTTGAATAGTTTGCATCATAGAATTGTATGGCCGTGCGGCCTAATATAGAATCTATGATTGATCCCATCATGGTCGTTTtagattgtttgaaaacatgattgTATAAGACTTGCTTGTGGCCGAGATTATTGATTGTCTTGCGGCCACATGAAAACAAtgtgaaaccctaaatttcaaatgataatgtgattcagatgtcgaaaatctcaaacctagACTATGCTGCCCTTAATATCTCAGGAGACAACTATTTGCAATGGCCACTTGACACAAAGATTAACTTGAGGTCAAAGGAACTTGGTGATGCTATCATCGAGGGCAACAATGAGACTgataagaatcggtacagggctataagtattatacgccaccatctcattgagggtctaaaagatcagtacctcACCATGGAGAAtccactagacctttggaccgctttacagcgacgatatgatcaccagaaaacgatgctattaccaaaggctaaacatgagtggaagaatctcagattcatggactataagtctgtggatgaatacAATTCAGTATTGTTTAAGATAGTCTTAAtgatgagactttgtggtgaggAAGTAACCGAGAAATAGTTGCTTGATAAAACATTCTCCACGTTCCATTCGACGAACGTGTTGCTGCAACAgcagtatagagagagaggcttcGCCTCATACACTGATCCGATCTCGTGCCTACTCATGGCCAAggctaataatgaactcctgatgaaaaacagtgagatgagacccaTCGGAACAGCATCATTACCAGAAGCCAATGAGgctgaaaagaaagatcccaaagcGTGAAACCACGTCCATGATGATAAGAGATCACACGGCAAAGGCCGTACTAGATACAAAGGACGTGGCCGTGACAACTACTCATATTGCCGgcaaggaaaccacaataaccgtggtcatGGTTCTAGCTATGGCCGTGGCCGAGGCAGTTATGGCCGTGGTCACGGCGGCATATCCAAGCCGTctaactcgaccaaatcagctTCTCACAGATGCGGGATGagtaaccattgggccaagaattgtagaacccNNNNNNNNNNNNNNNNNNNNNNNNNNNNNNNNNNNNNNNNNNNNNNNNNNNNNNNNNNNNNNNNNNNNNNNNNNNNNNNNNNNNNNNNNNNNNNNNNNNNAAATCCGAGGTCATAAGGAAACCagaccagacattgagaaaaaactgcgcagctacacatctaaggtaccaaaccatgtagtttgggacgccaagctactaggtaacaaaggtactggataatgaaatctcaaatcgattagatcatgtctggaacacaatggaaccatatataagtgtcgacatataaagatatatttgtacataagagagtagcacttgaacataaagatataaacgaggatcataacccacgaaagagtactcataaagattaaagattagattgaaaagataaacgtgGGGTTTAAAGTATCTACAAAGAAGagataggcgtattggccatatatacatatacagaaacaccatctgatataaaccagtgaaatagatgggttTCTATATCAACGATCAAATTCAGTCCATATGTAAACCAATACAGAAATTcgaattccttgtgtttataCTAAACCAACCTAAAGAGAGGTTAAAAGGTTTATACAGATCTGTGACACTAGCATGGACCGATTAGATTGTAGTACGGTCTagtggaaaagaaagatcagccCAAAGAAAGGTAATTCGGATTGCCTCAGCTTGCTACCTCGGATAGCATGTTCTCCGGATAGACCAATCCAACATCAGNNNNNNNNNNNNNNNNNNNNNNNNNNNNNNNNNNNNNNNNNNNNNNNNNNNNNNNNNNNNNNNNNNNNNNNNNNNNNNNNNNNNNNNNNNNNNNNNNNNNNNNNNNNNNNNNNNNNNNNNNNNNNNNNNNNNNNNNNNNNNNNNNNNNNNNNNNNNNNNNNNNNNACAGAGAGTCATGGGACGCCATCAAGATATGGATAAAGGACTGCAATGTCTGATATATATGGCATTACCGAATGCAAGAGAGATTGATAACCGAGGTCCACGAATGTATTTGGCCGCAGAGCCATAGTTTGATAAGACTGTAAAATCCTTGTAGCAATGATCTTGGATGCTCATGGAATGAGTTGCGGACATATATAGACAATGTctataattcaaaatatgaatCGATCAGAATATAGTATGGTCGATGGTAGTCCGCACTTTATCATCATAACCAATCATAATAGCCAAAGGTATTGGAGAGCTTATGTGGTTGAGATCTATGACTCAACATGATAATAGAGAAAGATCAATGGACAAGATATTGGTACACATCGTGTAGAAGATACACCGGATCATAGGTTTACAACCTGAGATTATTAATTCATGGAACCAAGCTCGGTATATTGTCCATATacacacgatttgcaaagactcatgaacacatgAGTTTGCAAAGAACCGACAGTGATCTTCGAGTACAATGCAATCCGCATTGCTCAGCACATCTACTTTACTAAGACACacgatgtcaaaggacatgagaaaagGCCGAAGAGGTCGAAGTGGTCCAATTATGGTTCAATAATAACTTGACCGATTTGTTTACTTCCCACATGCACGTTAAGgaagatcacgcatcagatacgtagactaaagaacttccactgaggttcacatcagggggagtggtACGTGtagtactctttttccttcatcatggttttggcccactgggttttcctgataaggttttaatgaggcagcgtgaagcgtattacaatcctgtatggttatggcatccaaggaggagtgttataaatcaagtgatgaatgtccataaccggcccggtccataaccggcccaaaccctagaagaaagagacatagccgaaaccctagagagaggagagagaggcggtcgCATGccttagaggagagagagaggcggacacaagctttagagaaaaggaaaccttatttccttttccttgtatatgtaatctttccatttatgtatttagtagttatcctaaatctagttggattaggatttgtactatttccttttatcttcatcttgtaacccttatataaggGATGTCTTATTCATTGATGAAATACAGAGAACTATCCAGTCTTCAATCTTCTAATTACAACAACCCTCAACTTAAATTTTTTCCCAATAAAACTTGTAGAAAATTATTTGGGTAAGCAGGATTTATATTTCCCTGGAATACCATTATAACCTTCAACAAACCTacctaattttaatatttcgtaatttatttaagtttttattaaaaaaaggaaaaaagtgaGGAAAAAAAATCGTGGGGGAAAGATTTAGTGTAGACTTAGCgtaaatttagtaaatatattaaccggaatatgaaagttttcatatttttgtgatttggctataatatatatcattcgTTGTGCATAATACCGTAGAGAGAGTGGAAAGTCTATTATTCTGTATGCATAATATAAGGCAAAAGGCTGAACATGTAAtgacacataaacaaaaaaaaagtaattcaTAGAGTCATGGCTATAAGTTGTAATAAAATTACAGATAGACTAAAGGCATATTACTGTAATATAACCTAATGAATTGTAGCTAAGATATAATATACAAGAAAATTTTGTTTGCGTTATACCAATGATAAATCTATGTATAATACTTAGTATCCGATTTCTAGACAAAGTAGATGGCTAGAATGAGTATTCTATCTTCAGCTatgacataaaataaaatatgattccactattttttacagaattttaaacatataaaagttatacttatgtttccaatggttttcatatttttatatttttaaaatttattttactattttttctattatagaAAGGCAAAACCTgtccaaaatgaccaaaaatatcaaaaatcttaTTAGGATAAATAAAAGTTGAGAGTATcacatttttctaattttccttttttatgctGCAGATTTTTTTTGGTGCTGGCCGCATAGCTATAAAAATTACTTAATTAcgaaaaataagtattttagatTTGAAGGGTTACGTACTTTCCAAGTGTagcataataataattaaaattttatttcgaAACTATATTTCACAATACtcaacataataataataataataataataataataataataataataataataataaaattttatatcacaaggtgaatttttatttttaatacaaacaTACAAAGCATGatgatatttttgaataaaaacacacataatGGATCATACAATGGACCATGCATCATGatgatatttttagataaaagaaaacacacataTTGGATCATACAATGGGACCATGCATGATGACTTAATTGTTCCCAGTCACCAGCGCAGTTGTCTTAGCCACAACGGTTACCTCGTGATATGACGACTCAAACTGTATAGGTAGACAACATTGCTTCATCAGCTCAAAGATATGACCGCCTTGTACGACTGTTTTTAGCCAAGCGGATCTCGACTTCATCTTCTCAACCCATGCAGTTGCATTGGGACGTGAATAGATCAAGTCTTTCACGCCTTTTTCTTCCATTTTCAACATGTAGCGAATAGGTGGAAGATGACGAAGATCTGCTAAAGTGAAGCTTTCTCCGGCTAAGTAACTCGACTTGCCTAAACGAGCCTCGTAGATGTTGAGGACTTCAGAtaatttctctttgtttttctgaaCCAACGTAAAGTCAGTGGCTAAACCTTGGAATGGTTTTATGTTGAGTTCTCCGATGAGAGTtgatgcaaaaagaaaaaaaaactgatttgtaTCTATTTCCATCCACATCCATACAATTGCTCTCTCTTTGGGATCATTTGATAATAGGTCTGTTCCACCGTCTTTGTATTGTTCGGCTAGGTACCGCGTGATCGCTTTtgattctacaaaaaaaatcaaagcaccttaaattctaaattcATCTCCATTTATAAAAGAACCTAGTGACACTAGGATAATGAGTCATTTTGACTCAATCATAATTTATTCAACTTTTGACCCACTATAGATTGATTCATCTTATATATGTGATTAGGTTTCATCTGTACcccaatatatagaaaattttaattgttaaaaatatattaaaaacttcaTACTGGCAAATTTAGAGATTATTAGTTTGGTTACAATTTGGTTTTTGTGGATAATTTACCATCTTAAAAGATAAGATTATTCGTAGTGACCATTAAAGACCAATctgtctaaaatatataatgaagttGCAATACCAAAAAGTTTAAGATCCCCATCTTCAAGAATCTGAACTCGACCAAATGGCTGAAAAGatacacaaacaaaaatttatgtaatgttgtgaaacaagagaaagagagaaatggttgttcttattattattctataGACAACATACGTATATATAGGAATACATATATAGGAATacagaattagggtttagaaccGTCTAGAATATAGGCCTATATGGACATCCATATAATagtcataacactcccccttggatgtcttCCCCTTGGATGTCCATCATACAAAATATTTCCTAAAGAGCCTTAGATGCTGCCTCATTAAAAACTttaccaggaaaactcaatGGAAAAAA
The Brassica oleracea var. oleracea cultivar TO1000 unplaced genomic scaffold, BOL UnpScaffold00689, whole genome shotgun sequence genome window above contains:
- the LOC106319917 gene encoding LOW QUALITY PROTEIN: glutathione S-transferase F14 (The sequence of the model RefSeq protein was modified relative to this genomic sequence to represent the inferred CDS: deleted 1 base in 1 codon) — its product is MEDPRMKLHCGLTTNNSAAMFGLHEKGLDFELVFVDWIAGEAKTKAFLTNLNPFGRVQILEDGDLKLFESKAITRYLAEQYKDGGTDLLSNDPKERAIVWMWMEIDTNQFFFLFASTLIGELNIKPFQGLATDFTLVQKNKEKLSEVLNIYEARLGKSSYLAGESFTLADLRHLPPIRYMLKMEEKGVKDLIYSRPNATAWVEKMKSRSAWLKTVVQGGHIFELMKQCCLPIQFESSYHEVTVVAKTTALVTGNN